A DNA window from Paenibacillus sp. HWE-109 contains the following coding sequences:
- a CDS encoding endo-1,4-beta-xylanase, with amino-acid sequence MNQYGRKKARQGLLLLLVLALLLTLAGPVSAGQAAAVAPDANAYFTESETLFQDYAPGILRPDQGTIQLTMRIDKNFEQFGNDWDYAFRVAPTKDIGNTLLGIYVPARPERGLAFILRDGVNVQKALDTTFTYTPGQRINIAVTWGTELRLYVNGVLKQSAPMAGPIRSDLLPYRFEVDKSEPFHTEELKISTKALSAAELTASPATSFTGDADTSLLAVNGLKEIEHRRTNWHRTTGYHSLTPVGRPETSVFTEGAPVMFPFVSLNMSDSPKSYRVKITANNEDGEPVMEKEITVLSQSDRRYHIHEIALPELAGRGYYNLQTTVSYEGQLVTTWDTGIAVLPANDTSSPDGKLADYYGMYLLDDFDPAILKGMNVKTTRSPFRWRIVEPVKGAFDWEKTDAYIAKAREAGMDILGTLGYVPQWAAIPSPPEIQAKSDLAKRPERWLPRDLQEWANYVYQTVSRYKDDVKVWEIYNEVNFHPPADPSAFPGSTELYAEMLRIAYQEAKRADPDALISTSGFSDSDGADSQMPLQLLEDQYAEGYFDVFNLHAYGGTAKTDIWIDKLKEKRPGVPYWMSEHMWYTLFNKKAREFKTVEWFAMFLERGYDRFINMGLEVVFFNRFTMTPNADFQVVAAFQNQIRKADRYLGKYAFAASDNFAVRHFFLRANGTYLSMLGSAIGEYEIEASGGIMQATDIYGRTIPIETKNGRTVLRVKSAAYIISSQPLELTKTTLLDEVPLHTNESFEEVLGDPAMGLQGVIPTGWTFRDKLNPNDTQAKIILSQTARTGNYSMELTSGGGRVYVFEDTELHKPGKYRLTAYFKRLAGDSSLKAYTFFYDRSPSVNNTKDGYLTNISDTEFVPLVFDFEVPVTPTVKQSIGFGIYSGAGKVLLDDISLTYVGEIGSVVVPNQIVDAKKEYLNLTTAMNQTYTDETAGDGQGGWADLGTDNLGATDFKTGKRTVGGVPFDIKDRSAPVSVATVGGAIRPNIPARIEGIPVGKALAKVGFLYTAMYVDAAKGAKLGEFILHYDDGTTATHELLNKVNINDWYVPGIDPAVPIGEKVITHSTGERALFVSVLDNPQPNKIIQSIDIVSNKNSILFILAATGEKP; translated from the coding sequence ATGAACCAGTACGGAAGGAAAAAAGCTAGACAGGGATTGCTGTTGCTACTGGTGCTGGCGCTGTTGCTGACGCTTGCCGGGCCGGTGTCGGCCGGGCAAGCAGCTGCAGTGGCACCTGATGCCAATGCGTACTTTACTGAATCGGAGACGCTGTTTCAAGATTATGCCCCTGGTATCTTGCGCCCCGACCAAGGTACGATACAGTTAACAATGCGGATCGATAAAAATTTTGAGCAGTTCGGCAACGATTGGGATTATGCTTTCAGGGTGGCGCCGACCAAAGATATCGGGAATACCCTCCTGGGCATCTATGTTCCTGCCCGACCGGAACGCGGGCTCGCGTTTATATTGCGAGACGGGGTCAATGTACAGAAGGCTCTGGACACTACCTTTACTTACACACCTGGGCAACGTATCAACATCGCCGTAACCTGGGGGACGGAGCTGCGACTATATGTCAATGGCGTGCTGAAACAATCGGCGCCGATGGCGGGACCGATACGCAGCGATCTGCTGCCTTATCGATTCGAGGTTGACAAGTCGGAACCATTTCATACCGAGGAGCTGAAAATATCGACCAAAGCGTTGTCTGCGGCGGAGCTCACAGCGAGCCCTGCGACTTCATTTACGGGCGATGCCGATACGAGCTTACTGGCGGTCAACGGCTTGAAGGAGATCGAACACAGGCGTACGAATTGGCACCGGACAACAGGCTACCACAGCTTGACGCCTGTTGGCAGACCGGAAACATCGGTGTTTACGGAAGGTGCTCCTGTCATGTTTCCGTTCGTCTCTCTTAACATGTCCGATTCACCGAAGAGCTACCGGGTGAAGATCACAGCAAACAATGAGGACGGGGAGCCCGTCATGGAGAAAGAAATTACGGTTCTTTCACAGAGTGACAGAAGATATCATATCCATGAGATCGCGTTGCCCGAGTTGGCGGGACGCGGCTACTACAATCTGCAGACAACAGTTTCTTACGAGGGCCAGCTCGTTACAACCTGGGATACCGGGATCGCCGTTTTGCCGGCAAACGATACATCAAGCCCAGACGGCAAGCTTGCCGACTATTATGGCATGTATCTGTTGGACGATTTTGACCCGGCGATATTGAAGGGCATGAATGTGAAGACGACACGCAGTCCTTTCCGCTGGCGGATCGTTGAGCCGGTGAAAGGAGCGTTCGACTGGGAGAAGACGGATGCTTACATCGCCAAAGCCAGGGAAGCCGGTATGGACATACTCGGAACGCTTGGTTATGTGCCCCAATGGGCAGCCATTCCGTCTCCTCCGGAGATTCAAGCCAAGAGCGATCTGGCCAAGCGGCCGGAGCGCTGGCTGCCTCGCGATCTGCAAGAGTGGGCGAACTATGTCTACCAGACGGTTTCCCGTTACAAAGACGATGTGAAGGTTTGGGAGATTTACAACGAGGTCAACTTCCATCCGCCGGCTGATCCTTCCGCCTTTCCAGGCTCGACGGAGCTATACGCGGAGATGCTGAGAATCGCATACCAGGAAGCGAAGCGGGCCGACCCAGACGCGCTGATTTCAACCAGCGGATTCTCCGACAGCGATGGTGCCGATAGTCAGATGCCGCTGCAGCTGCTGGAGGATCAGTATGCAGAGGGATACTTTGACGTATTTAATTTGCATGCTTACGGCGGGACGGCTAAGACAGATATATGGATCGACAAGCTTAAGGAGAAACGCCCGGGTGTTCCATACTGGATGTCCGAGCATATGTGGTATACCTTATTCAACAAAAAAGCGCGTGAATTCAAGACGGTTGAGTGGTTTGCGATGTTTTTGGAGAGAGGGTATGACCGTTTCATCAATATGGGCTTGGAGGTTGTGTTTTTCAATCGGTTTACGATGACGCCGAATGCCGATTTTCAGGTGGTCGCGGCTTTCCAGAACCAAATTCGCAAAGCGGATCGGTATTTGGGGAAATATGCATTTGCCGCAAGCGATAACTTTGCTGTCCGCCACTTCTTCCTCAGAGCAAACGGCACCTACCTGAGTATGCTTGGATCGGCGATCGGCGAATACGAGATTGAAGCATCGGGCGGTATTATGCAGGCGACTGACATCTACGGTCGAACTATTCCGATCGAGACGAAGAACGGCAGAACGGTCTTGCGTGTCAAAAGTGCGGCTTACATCATCAGCAGCCAGCCGCTTGAATTGACGAAGACCACGTTGCTTGACGAGGTTCCGCTTCACACAAACGAAAGCTTTGAAGAGGTTCTTGGTGATCCCGCGATGGGATTGCAGGGTGTTATTCCAACAGGCTGGACATTCAGGGATAAGCTTAATCCGAACGATACGCAGGCGAAAATTATTCTCAGCCAAACGGCACGAACCGGAAATTACAGCATGGAGCTTACATCCGGGGGAGGACGGGTCTATGTATTTGAGGATACGGAGCTGCACAAGCCAGGGAAATACAGACTTACCGCTTATTTCAAACGTCTTGCCGGGGATTCGAGTTTGAAGGCCTATACCTTCTTCTATGATCGTTCGCCGAGTGTGAACAATACGAAGGATGGCTATCTGACGAATATCTCGGATACGGAATTTGTACCGTTGGTCTTCGATTTTGAAGTGCCCGTAACGCCTACGGTGAAACAGTCGATCGGTTTCGGCATTTATTCCGGCGCCGGTAAGGTGCTGCTCGACGACATCTCCTTAACATACGTAGGGGAAATCGGCTCGGTGGTGGTGCCGAATCAGATTGTTGATGCTAAGAAAGAGTATCTCAACCTGACTACGGCGATGAACCAGACCTACACGGATGAGACGGCTGGGGATGGGCAAGGCGGTTGGGCGGATCTCGGCACAGACAATTTGGGGGCAACGGATTTCAAAACTGGGAAACGTACAGTGGGAGGCGTCCCGTTCGATATCAAAGATCGCAGTGCTCCGGTTTCCGTAGCAACGGTGGGAGGCGCCATCCGTCCGAATATTCCTGCTCGGATTGAAGGGATCCCCGTCGGCAAAGCGCTGGCGAAAGTCGGTTTCTTGTACACGGCAATGTATGTAGATGCCGCCAAGGGAGCGAAACTAGGAGAGTTCATCCTGCATTATGACGATGGCACGACGGCCACGCACGAATTGCTCAACAAGGTCAACATCAACGATTGGTATGTGCCCGGAATCGATCCGGCCGTACCGATCGGAGAGAAAGTGATTACACATTCGACGGGGGAACGGGCATTATTCGTCTCGGTACTTGACAATCCCCAACCGAACAAGATCATTCAATCGATCGATATCGTCAGCAATAAGAACAGCATCTTGTTCATCCTTGCAGCTACAGGCGAAAAGCCGTAA
- a CDS encoding ABC transporter permease, with the protein MNHIVSQERAAVARSRRNPLLSRIRNNWDIYLVISIPLLSLLVYNYIPMLGIIIAFKNYKVFDGIWGSSWVGLDHFQTLFADPKFFSVLSNTLLINLYKLLFQFPLPIILALCLNELRNRMIKRAVQTLTYLPHFLSWVVISGIFIDILSPSTGIINFAIKVLGGSPITFLGDESYFRSVLVASTAWKETGWSAVIYLAALTSIDPELYAAASVDGAGKLRQIWHITLPGIAGTIAFIIILRVAHALGSDVEQVLLFYNPLVYGAGDVISTYVYREGIQNVNYSYTTAVGLFTSVVGLALMIIANTISRKYTNNGIW; encoded by the coding sequence TTGAACCACATCGTATCGCAGGAGCGGGCAGCAGTCGCACGCAGTCGCAGAAATCCGCTGCTGTCCCGCATCCGTAACAATTGGGATATTTATCTTGTCATCTCCATCCCGCTGCTTTCCCTGCTCGTGTACAATTATATTCCGATGCTAGGAATTATTATCGCTTTCAAAAACTACAAAGTGTTTGATGGCATCTGGGGCAGCTCATGGGTTGGTCTTGATCATTTCCAGACGTTGTTTGCCGATCCGAAGTTTTTCAGCGTGCTGAGCAACACGTTATTAATCAACCTGTACAAGTTGCTGTTCCAGTTTCCGTTGCCGATTATTTTGGCATTGTGCCTGAATGAGCTGCGCAACCGAATGATCAAGCGAGCTGTACAGACGCTGACGTACTTGCCCCACTTTTTATCGTGGGTCGTCATCAGCGGCATCTTCATCGATATCCTCTCGCCAAGCACGGGGATTATCAATTTTGCCATCAAGGTGCTGGGCGGATCGCCGATCACATTCCTGGGGGACGAAAGCTACTTCCGCAGCGTGCTTGTAGCGTCGACGGCCTGGAAGGAGACGGGCTGGAGCGCGGTGATCTACCTGGCGGCATTGACATCGATCGATCCCGAGCTGTATGCGGCGGCAAGCGTTGACGGTGCGGGCAAGCTGAGGCAGATCTGGCATATCACGCTGCCGGGTATCGCCGGAACGATCGCGTTTATCATCATCCTACGGGTCGCTCATGCGCTAGGCAGCGATGTGGAGCAAGTGTTACTGTTCTACAATCCGCTTGTATATGGTGCAGGCGATGTCATTTCAACATACGTGTACCGTGAGGGCATCCAGAATGTGAATTACAGCTACACGACGGCTGTCGGGCTTTTCACTTCCGTTGTTGGTCTGGCTCTGATGATTATCGCAAACACAATTAGCCGCAAATATACGAACAACGGCATCTGGTGA